The Pseudomonas triclosanedens genome has a window encoding:
- a CDS encoding M48 family metallopeptidase, whose product MNFFEHQDRARRQTGRLVLLLSVAVICLVTITSLALGWLWRHLGEPALHLTSRTSLPDPELYLSVAAVIVGVVASGALYKQIQLSAGGKVVADALGGRLLNLSASNADERRLLNVVEEMALASGSPVPPVYVLEDSSINAFAAGLTPRDAVIGITRGAIEQLERNELQGVIAHEFSHIHHGDMLLNTRLTALLHGLLLLGLIGGTLLRGWSETSSGVRISSRSSNSNSNSKDGGSVVLLVIGCGVVLYVLGYIGTFFGQLIKASVSRQREFLADASAVQFTRDPSTIAGALKKIGGNPLGALLGAPRAAEFSHLYFGDGVGSSWFDTHPPLKERIRRVEPGWDGNYPKFQPRLDVALMDKEAWTAAVTGQTYQPDAAAVAIAAVGAPSVVHLQEARNTLQRLDERLRRAAHDSEGAQALIYGLLLDSEPALRARQLEQIKARLDLSLALQLDLLEDTLLRLDPGQRLPLLDLAMPALKQLDAPGVLTLRENMALLIKFDGKVKLLEWTLLRIVERNLRPSGTKIGNVALADLADESATLLAFLARMGEAGHPETEQAFADAWNGLPFSPRALPAAGNLRDLEAALKRLEQLRPLQKPQLLKALARCVEHDGRISSGEAELMRAVADILDCPMPPLLAT is encoded by the coding sequence ATGAACTTCTTCGAACACCAGGACCGCGCCCGGCGCCAGACCGGGCGTCTGGTCCTGCTGCTGAGTGTCGCGGTGATCTGTCTGGTGACGATCACCAGCCTCGCCCTGGGCTGGCTCTGGCGCCACCTCGGCGAGCCGGCGCTACACCTGACCTCGCGCACCTCCCTGCCAGATCCGGAACTGTACCTGTCGGTGGCTGCCGTGATCGTCGGCGTGGTCGCCTCAGGCGCGCTGTACAAGCAGATCCAGCTCAGCGCCGGCGGCAAGGTGGTGGCCGATGCTCTCGGCGGGCGCCTGCTCAACCTCAGTGCCAGCAACGCCGACGAGCGCCGCCTGCTCAACGTCGTCGAGGAAATGGCCCTGGCCTCCGGGTCGCCGGTACCACCGGTGTACGTGCTGGAGGACAGCTCGATCAACGCCTTCGCTGCCGGCCTTACCCCGCGCGATGCGGTGATCGGCATCACCCGAGGCGCCATCGAGCAACTCGAACGCAATGAACTGCAGGGCGTGATCGCCCATGAGTTCAGCCACATCCACCACGGCGACATGCTGCTCAACACACGCCTGACCGCCCTGCTGCACGGGCTGCTCCTGCTGGGGCTGATCGGCGGCACCCTGTTGCGCGGCTGGAGCGAGACCAGCAGCGGAGTTCGCATCAGTTCCCGCAGCAGCAACAGCAACAGCAACAGCAAGGACGGCGGCAGCGTGGTACTGCTGGTGATCGGCTGCGGCGTGGTGCTCTACGTGCTGGGCTACATCGGGACCTTCTTCGGCCAGTTGATCAAGGCCTCGGTCAGCCGCCAGCGCGAGTTTCTCGCCGATGCCTCGGCGGTACAGTTCACCCGTGATCCGTCGACCATCGCTGGCGCCCTCAAAAAGATCGGCGGCAACCCACTCGGCGCGCTGCTCGGCGCGCCGCGCGCGGCGGAGTTCAGCCACCTCTACTTCGGCGACGGTGTGGGCAGTAGCTGGTTCGATACCCACCCGCCATTGAAGGAGCGCATCCGTCGCGTCGAGCCGGGCTGGGATGGCAACTACCCGAAATTCCAACCGCGCCTGGACGTGGCACTGATGGACAAGGAAGCCTGGACCGCTGCCGTCACCGGCCAGACCTACCAGCCGGATGCCGCAGCGGTGGCGATCGCCGCCGTCGGCGCACCGTCCGTCGTCCACCTGCAGGAAGCCCGCAACACCCTGCAGCGCCTGGACGAACGCCTGCGCCGCGCTGCCCACGATAGCGAGGGCGCGCAAGCATTGATCTACGGCCTGCTGCTGGACAGCGAGCCGGCCCTGCGCGCGCGCCAGTTGGAACAGATCAAGGCACGCCTGGATCTGAGCCTCGCGCTGCAACTGGACCTGCTGGAGGATACCCTGCTCCGGCTAGACCCCGGCCAGCGCCTGCCGCTGCTCGACCTCGCCATGCCGGCACTGAAGCAGCTCGACGCGCCGGGGGTACTCACCCTGCGCGAGAACATGGCATTGCTGATCAAGTTCGACGGCAAGGTAAAATTGCTGGAATGGACGCTGCTGCGCATCGTCGAACGCAACCTGCGGCCCAGTGGCACAAAGATCGGCAATGTCGCGCTGGCCGATCTCGCCGACGAATCCGCCACCCTGCTGGCCTTCCTCGCCCGCATGGGAGAAGCCGGCCACCCGGAGACCGAACAAGCCTTCGCCGATGCCTGGAACGGCCTGCCCTTCTCGCCCCGTGCACTACCGGCGGCAGGCAATCTGCGCGACCTGGAAGCGGCACTCAAACGCCTGGAGCAACTTCGCCCGCTACAGAAGCCTCAGCTGCTCAAGGCCCTGGCCCGCTGCGTCGAGCACGACGGGCGCATCAGCAGCGGCGAAGCGGAACTGATGCGAGCGGTGGCGGATATCCTGGATTGCCCGATGCCGCCCTTACTGGCGACCTGA